The Solibacillus sp. FSL R7-0682 genome includes a window with the following:
- a CDS encoding amino acid oxidase, which translates to MRLNMILSFISIYFLLTLSACSNNEVKYDGEPLKIAVIGDIPELNNKNIHFETISLDKFSEDATQISTNFDAVMITPVIFEEASDDRFVDVYSDSEMPIIFFDSPKRHFPFIRAGATYETARWESLNNGSHTTIYLSDIDADIEDVWYFYLKDEKELDDLYKEIFQMVETL; encoded by the coding sequence ATGAGATTAAATATGATTTTAAGTTTTATATCTATTTATTTCTTACTAACTCTAAGTGCTTGTTCAAATAATGAAGTTAAATATGATGGAGAACCTTTGAAAATTGCTGTAATTGGTGATATTCCAGAATTAAATAACAAAAACATTCATTTTGAGACAATTTCACTAGATAAATTTAGCGAAGATGCAACACAGATTTCAACAAATTTTGATGCTGTTATGATAACACCAGTAATATTTGAAGAAGCATCTGATGATAGATTTGTTGATGTTTATAGTGATTCTGAAATGCCGATTATTTTTTTTGATTCACCAAAAAGGCATTTTCCATTCATAAGAGCAGGGGCTACCTATGAAACGGCTCGTTGGGAATCTTTAAATAATGGCTCTCACACGACAATTTATCTATCCGATATAGATGCAGATATAGAAGATGTTTGGTATTTCTATTTAAAAGATGAAAAAGAGTTAGATGACCTTTACAAAGAGATTTTTCAAATGGTTGAAACGTTATAA
- a CDS encoding NUDIX hydrolase, whose translation MEYSFENVRTSGAYGIFNGFFVFQVGPTENGDKLGVVRLGGHSEEDESPLDTVIREVLEEAGIKVNPINSPFTYYLECHNQANKIFMNESEVVNPILIKGNKEELFSVMYIALAGNEPHPSSESKGLLLLSPKDVELICSRKITLNEFLKQNGYAKLKDNFNKDLVLEPFPQLIFLSNLLKQESNYIEKAIKSSTVGNDQSFI comes from the coding sequence ATGGAGTATTCATTTGAAAATGTAAGAACTTCTGGAGCGTATGGAATATTTAATGGCTTTTTTGTTTTTCAAGTTGGCCCAACTGAAAATGGAGATAAACTTGGAGTAGTCCGATTAGGAGGGCATAGTGAAGAAGATGAAAGTCCTTTGGATACAGTGATTAGAGAGGTATTGGAAGAAGCTGGGATTAAGGTTAATCCAATAAATTCACCATTTACATATTATTTAGAGTGCCATAATCAAGCCAATAAGATATTTATGAATGAGAGTGAGGTAGTAAATCCAATTCTAATTAAAGGGAATAAAGAGGAATTATTTTCAGTTATGTATATAGCTTTGGCAGGAAATGAACCTCACCCATCATCTGAATCGAAAGGACTTTTATTATTGTCTCCAAAAGATGTTGAACTAATATGTAGTAGGAAAATTACATTAAATGAATTTTTGAAACAAAATGGATACGCTAAATTGAAAGATAATTTTAATAAGGATTTGGTATTAGAACCCTTCCCTCAATTGATATTTTTATCAAATCTCTTAAAACAAGAATCAAACTATATAGAGAAAGCTATTAAATCTTCAACAGTAGGAAACGATCAATCTTTTATATAA
- a CDS encoding GNAT family N-acetyltransferase: MLDIIDLNHRKDLIEIVAHWTWQEWGTENNYFFFKDLVQYSLNENSISQTFVALLDGEPVGTVSLIKNDLKSRQDLSPWLASLYIVEEFRHLGLGLKLQNFVIDRAELLGYKELYLFTKLFGYYEKNEWIFFDEGHSYFGDKVRIYKKVII, encoded by the coding sequence ATGCTTGATATTATTGATTTAAATCATAGAAAAGATTTAATTGAAATCGTTGCACATTGGACATGGCAGGAATGGGGAACAGAAAATAACTATTTTTTTTTTAAAGATTTAGTTCAATACAGTTTAAATGAGAATAGTATATCTCAAACTTTCGTTGCTTTATTAGATGGAGAGCCTGTTGGGACAGTATCTTTAATTAAAAACGATTTGAAAAGTAGGCAGGACTTATCTCCATGGTTAGCTTCCCTCTATATTGTTGAGGAATTTAGACATCTTGGACTCGGTTTGAAGCTGCAAAATTTTGTTATAGATAGGGCTGAATTATTAGGCTATAAAGAATTATATTTATTTACTAAACTCTTTGGATATTATGAAAAAAACGAATGGATTTTCTTTGACGAAGGGCATTCTTACTTCGGTGATAAGGTGAGAATTTATAAAAAGGTTATTATTTAA
- a CDS encoding serine hydrolase domain-containing protein → MITEERLDKWIERYEENGYLNGSILIASNENILLNKGFGMANWEHAVPNKPTTKFRIGSLTKAFTSMGIFQLHETGKLSIDDCIGKYIPNYPQGEKITIYHCLTNTTGIPNYTSSPEFWSKTMRLPMTLHHLIDSFKQLELNFEPGKRFEYSNSGYSLLTAILENVSGMSFAEYIQTKICLPLGMNNTGCDDGIEIVADLASGYSFWEKPIHSAYTDLSFPLGAYGLYSTTEDLFLWDQALKSSHLLTKELMEKMFTPNLSSYASGWMVSEMLGRKCIHHFGDISGFCSNFFRFVDEQVTIIFLSNMSITPVTHLTQEMTKVIFDEHVSLPLPAQPINFINKELIAGKYFIGNDESEILDISINNDELYLTVPKMYGALYKFKLVPVCHNASKTTFLTEMVNEQLTFNYSLSGEIVDVVYKDFNGKKYIASKCYSN, encoded by the coding sequence ATGATAACAGAGGAACGGTTAGATAAATGGATAGAAAGGTACGAAGAAAATGGTTATTTGAACGGTTCAATTTTAATAGCTTCTAACGAAAATATACTTTTAAACAAAGGTTTTGGCATGGCAAATTGGGAGCATGCTGTACCAAATAAACCTACTACTAAATTTCGCATCGGTTCACTTACTAAGGCCTTTACATCTATGGGTATTTTTCAGTTACATGAAACAGGGAAATTATCAATTGATGATTGTATAGGTAAGTATATTCCTAACTATCCACAAGGCGAAAAAATTACAATTTATCATTGTCTAACAAATACTACAGGGATTCCAAATTACACGAGTTCACCTGAATTTTGGTCTAAAACTATGAGACTTCCGATGACTTTACATCACCTGATCGATTCATTTAAACAGCTTGAATTGAACTTCGAACCCGGTAAGAGATTTGAATATTCAAATTCCGGATATTCATTACTAACAGCGATTTTAGAAAATGTTTCAGGTATGTCATTTGCAGAGTACATACAAACAAAAATATGTCTTCCCTTAGGTATGAATAATACAGGCTGTGACGATGGAATTGAGATAGTTGCAGACTTAGCTTCAGGCTATTCATTCTGGGAAAAACCAATTCACTCAGCATACACAGATTTATCATTTCCTTTAGGAGCCTATGGTCTATATTCTACAACAGAGGATTTATTCCTTTGGGATCAGGCATTAAAATCATCACACCTCCTTACCAAAGAATTAATGGAGAAAATGTTTACTCCAAACCTTAGTTCATACGCTTCAGGCTGGATGGTATCTGAAATGTTAGGCAGAAAATGCATACACCATTTTGGAGATATTAGTGGTTTTTGTAGCAATTTTTTCAGATTTGTAGATGAACAAGTTACGATAATTTTTCTGAGCAATATGAGCATTACTCCTGTAACGCATTTAACTCAAGAAATGACTAAGGTAATTTTTGATGAACATGTATCACTACCTCTCCCTGCTCAACCAATTAACTTTATAAACAAGGAACTTATTGCGGGCAAGTATTTTATTGGAAATGATGAGAGTGAAATTTTAGACATCTCTATAAATAATGATGAACTATATTTGACAGTTCCTAAGATGTACGGAGCTTTGTATAAATTTAAACTTGTGCCAGTTTGTCACAATGCATCAAAAACAACTTTTTTAACTGAAATGGTTAATGAGCAACTCACATTCAATTATTCATTGTCAGGTGAAATAGTAGATGTAGTTTATAAGGATTTTAATGGAAAAAAATATATAGCTTCTAAATGTTATTCAAACTAA
- the hmpA gene encoding NO-inducible flavohemoprotein — MLAKQTIDIIKSTVPVLEVHGVAITKTFYSNLFKDNPTLLNIFNHTNQKKDRQQTALANTVYAAAVHIENLEAIVPAVVQIAHKHVSLGILPEHYPIVGKYLLAAIKEVLGEAATDEILNAWGEAYGVIADIFISVEEDLYKAAENKGGWRAFKNFTIAKKVQESDVVTSFYLQPEDGSKLPEFTAGQYISIRVQVPGQQFLMNRQYTITEGTDEYFRISVKREDDANPNGIVSNFLHAAELGSKVDVSAPAGVFTLVQNDSPVLFISGGVGVTPLQSMLQTMEGRKASFIQAARNEKVAAFKEAIEAKVAELGGSYKAVYSETDGYVTKELIENLLDEDTEVYVCGPTPFMESVISILVEIGVPAEKIHYEFFGAAMALQIKTTK; from the coding sequence ATGTTAGCAAAACAAACAATCGACATTATTAAATCAACAGTACCTGTATTAGAGGTGCACGGTGTTGCCATTACAAAAACATTTTATTCAAATCTCTTTAAAGACAATCCAACATTATTAAATATCTTTAACCACACAAATCAAAAGAAAGACCGTCAGCAAACAGCTTTAGCGAACACAGTATACGCAGCAGCAGTTCATATTGAAAATTTAGAAGCGATCGTACCAGCGGTTGTGCAAATTGCGCACAAACACGTAAGTTTAGGCATTTTACCTGAGCACTATCCAATCGTAGGGAAATATTTATTAGCAGCAATTAAAGAAGTATTAGGTGAAGCCGCAACAGATGAAATTTTAAATGCATGGGGTGAAGCATACGGAGTTATCGCGGACATTTTCATTTCTGTGGAAGAGGATTTATACAAGGCAGCTGAAAATAAAGGTGGCTGGCGCGCATTCAAAAATTTCACGATTGCAAAGAAGGTACAAGAAAGCGATGTCGTAACTTCTTTCTATTTACAGCCTGAAGATGGTTCAAAGCTTCCTGAATTTACAGCCGGTCAATACATTAGCATCCGTGTACAAGTACCTGGTCAACAATTTTTAATGAATCGTCAATATACAATTACAGAAGGAACTGATGAATACTTCCGTATTTCTGTAAAGCGTGAAGATGATGCGAATCCAAATGGGATTGTGTCAAACTTCTTACATGCAGCTGAACTTGGGTCAAAGGTTGATGTTAGTGCCCCAGCTGGTGTATTTACATTAGTACAAAACGATAGCCCAGTATTATTCATCAGTGGTGGTGTTGGTGTTACGCCATTACAAAGCATGCTCCAAACAATGGAAGGTCGTAAAGCTTCATTTATCCAAGCAGCACGTAATGAAAAAGTGGCAGCATTTAAGGAAGCGATTGAAGCGAAAGTTGCTGAGCTAGGTGGTAGCTATAAAGCAGTTTACTCAGAAACAGACGGCTATGTAACGAAAGAGCTAATCGAAAATCTATTAGACGAAGATACAGAAGTTTATGTTTGTGGTCCAACTCCGTTCATGGAATCGGTTATTTCAATCTTAGTTGAAATCGGTGTACCAGCAGAAAAAATTCACTACGAATTTTTCGGGGCAGCAATGGCATTACAAATTAAAACGACGAAATAA
- a CDS encoding RrF2 family transcriptional regulator translates to MRLTVYTDYSLRTLMYLGVRGTENLTTIQEIADAYQISKNHLMKVTYDLGQHGYIETIRGRGGGIRLAMDPKDINIGEVVRKTEDDFHIVECFNPESNLCKISPECQLKNALHQALQAYLAVLDSYTLADVLGTKDVLSELFGINR, encoded by the coding sequence GTGCGCTTAACCGTATATACTGATTATTCTTTACGTACGCTCATGTATTTAGGCGTACGAGGAACAGAAAATTTAACAACAATTCAAGAAATTGCTGATGCTTATCAAATTTCAAAAAACCATTTAATGAAAGTAACGTACGATTTAGGACAACATGGTTACATTGAAACAATTCGAGGACGCGGTGGCGGTATTCGCTTAGCAATGGACCCAAAAGATATTAATATAGGAGAAGTTGTTCGCAAAACGGAGGATGACTTTCACATAGTCGAATGCTTCAATCCTGAAAGTAATTTATGTAAAATATCTCCGGAATGTCAGCTGAAAAATGCTTTACATCAAGCATTGCAGGCATACTTGGCTGTATTAGACTCCTATACATTAGCGGATGTATTAGGCACAAAGGATGTATTAAGTGAATTATTCGGAATTAACCGATAA
- a CDS encoding GNAT family N-acetyltransferase — MKVFEFNENAIRAYKKAGFVECGRRRQSHFFGGRLWDVIYMEALATEFGDSAINKALSFEVKTEV; from the coding sequence TTGAAAGTATTTGAGTTTAATGAAAATGCAATACGAGCTTATAAAAAAGCAGGGTTTGTAGAATGTGGTCGTAGAAGACAATCACACTTTTTTGGAGGGCGTCTATGGGATGTTATCTATATGGAAGCATTAGCGACTGAATTTGGGGATTCTGCAATAAATAAGGCACTATCATTCGAGGTCAAAACTGAAGTATAA
- the tnpC gene encoding IS66 family transposase, translating to MPVNQKQEEQNERIIRLLEQQLAQSNRQIEALTEQVRQLTKALYGSKSEKAKYQAPDGQVSLFEDDPSFNEPEQTEEQSTDTVSYTVTRKKTNKKRNDSFREDIEIEEIHHHPANLACECCQGEMVEFSSTLIREEAKFIPASLKRVQHFEHVYECKLCKNDALRKAQIKRGKAPQGAIQRSIAGPTVLAKLIYDKFIQYLPLYRQVNEWERHGLHTNDKNLSNWVIRVAEDWLQPLYDLMKQLLTAKSVLHIDETYAQIIKRSDGKPAQSNAFNWVCRSVQSEGPIIVLFKSALSRGRAILEDLIKGFKGTVICDGYSAYGQLPHVQFANCWAHVRRYWLKADSKNGRIGVQYCDRLFHIERQIKHLSAEERVKARQQEAKPIVDEFFDWIDRSPFFGKNAIAKAAEYTLSRSSELKVFLENGDVAIDNNPAENAIRPNVIGRKNWLFSVSEAGAKANAICLSLAETAKANGIDFYQYLVKLMTELPNVPFHQQPEILHNYMPWSENIQATCAK from the coding sequence ATGCCTGTTAATCAAAAGCAAGAAGAACAAAACGAACGTATTATTCGATTACTTGAGCAACAACTAGCTCAGTCAAATCGACAAATAGAAGCCTTAACAGAGCAAGTTCGCCAATTAACAAAAGCGTTATATGGCTCTAAATCGGAGAAAGCCAAGTATCAAGCTCCTGATGGACAAGTCTCTTTATTTGAAGACGATCCGTCTTTTAATGAACCTGAGCAGACAGAAGAACAAAGCACCGATACGGTTAGTTATACGGTTACTCGTAAAAAGACAAATAAAAAACGAAATGATTCGTTTCGTGAGGATATTGAAATTGAAGAAATTCATCATCACCCAGCCAACTTAGCTTGTGAGTGTTGTCAGGGGGAAATGGTAGAATTCAGTTCTACGTTGATACGTGAAGAGGCGAAATTCATTCCAGCTTCCCTGAAGCGCGTGCAGCATTTTGAACATGTGTATGAGTGTAAATTGTGTAAAAACGATGCCCTACGAAAAGCTCAAATTAAACGTGGTAAAGCACCACAAGGTGCTATCCAAAGAAGCATTGCTGGCCCAACTGTTTTGGCCAAGCTTATCTACGATAAGTTTATTCAGTACTTGCCTCTTTACCGTCAGGTAAATGAATGGGAACGCCATGGCCTACATACAAACGATAAAAATCTTTCCAATTGGGTAATACGTGTGGCAGAAGATTGGCTTCAACCACTTTATGATTTGATGAAGCAGCTATTAACGGCAAAGTCTGTACTGCATATCGACGAAACCTATGCACAAATAATCAAGCGTTCTGATGGAAAGCCAGCTCAATCAAACGCTTTTAATTGGGTATGTCGCAGTGTACAAAGTGAAGGCCCCATTATCGTTTTATTTAAGAGTGCTCTTTCTCGAGGGCGAGCTATATTAGAAGATTTAATTAAGGGATTCAAAGGCACTGTCATCTGTGATGGGTATTCAGCTTATGGTCAATTACCGCACGTTCAATTCGCCAACTGTTGGGCGCATGTACGCCGTTATTGGCTAAAAGCCGATAGTAAGAATGGCCGAATAGGCGTGCAATATTGCGATCGGTTGTTTCATATCGAGCGTCAAATCAAACATCTTTCAGCGGAAGAGCGCGTGAAAGCTCGTCAACAAGAAGCAAAACCGATTGTCGATGAATTTTTCGATTGGATTGATCGTTCGCCTTTCTTCGGCAAAAATGCTATTGCGAAAGCAGCTGAATATACATTAAGCCGTTCATCTGAGTTAAAAGTTTTCCTTGAAAATGGGGACGTTGCTATTGATAATAATCCCGCTGAAAATGCGATTCGTCCAAATGTCATTGGTCGCAAAAACTGGCTTTTCTCTGTGAGTGAAGCAGGTGCGAAAGCGAATGCCATTTGTTTAAGTTTGGCCGAAACAGCCAAAGCAAACGGAATTGATTTTTATCAGTATCTGGTAAAGCTGATGACGGAATTACCTAATGTACCGTTTCATCAGCAACCAGAGATTTTACATAATTACATGCCTTGGTCGGAAAATATTCAAGCCACATGTGCAAAATAG
- a CDS encoding DUF1835 domain-containing protein, with protein MIEEINKSIKDLSISDAKNLLLSMMFRIKMMQESKNSPEEILEQLNSIYDLFFEVVQNRNHVEREYSTVHIVCGESPAGSLRVGLGRENKIIGFPDFFAVGPIWKLHQEVGRKHRHEWLKDHLNYSDDYFEEEYENRFSKTLAEIDRLNGEVPIVIWTAENSNEQTGLRYLLYLLKGKKNEVFVINTSLAFQELFNTLEFGCLDIHTGEVNGEQLNKIYQEKISAPLSDEERSRFEREWIVFSESKGLVRIWENNKINTVNEDYFDDFIVNTARNLHAMQTEKCDFMKSAKLIGEVYGQNNQLGDAFIEYRVRSLIYKGVFEIKGIPKAMRYYSVKLR; from the coding sequence GTGATAGAAGAGATAAATAAATCAATAAAAGATTTAAGCATTAGCGACGCAAAGAACCTATTGTTAAGCATGATGTTTCGAATAAAAATGATGCAGGAATCAAAGAATTCACCAGAGGAAATTTTAGAACAATTAAATTCTATATACGATTTATTTTTCGAGGTTGTACAAAATAGAAATCATGTTGAGAGAGAGTATTCAACAGTTCATATTGTGTGCGGAGAATCTCCAGCCGGTTCTTTACGAGTAGGATTAGGGCGTGAGAATAAAATAATCGGATTTCCTGATTTCTTTGCTGTTGGTCCAATTTGGAAACTTCATCAAGAGGTTGGTCGTAAACACAGACATGAATGGTTGAAGGACCATCTCAATTATTCCGATGACTATTTTGAAGAAGAGTACGAAAATAGATTTTCAAAAACACTTGCAGAAATAGATCGGTTAAATGGAGAGGTCCCCATTGTTATATGGACTGCTGAAAATTCAAATGAACAAACTGGATTACGCTATCTTTTATACTTGCTAAAAGGAAAAAAAAATGAGGTTTTCGTGATCAATACTTCACTTGCTTTTCAGGAACTATTTAATACACTTGAATTTGGGTGTTTAGATATCCATACGGGAGAAGTAAATGGTGAACAATTAAACAAAATATATCAAGAAAAAATATCAGCACCATTATCTGATGAGGAAAGGTCAAGATTTGAAAGAGAATGGATTGTATTTTCAGAATCAAAAGGTTTGGTGAGGATTTGGGAAAATAACAAAATCAACACTGTCAATGAAGATTACTTTGATGATTTTATTGTGAATACTGCCCGAAATTTACATGCTATGCAAACTGAAAAATGCGATTTTATGAAATCAGCAAAGTTAATAGGGGAAGTATATGGACAGAACAATCAATTAGGTGATGCTTTTATAGAATATAGGGTGAGAAGTCTAATCTATAAAGGAGTTTTTGAAATAAAGGGAATTCCAAAAGCAATGAGGTATTATAGTGTGAAATTAAGGTGA
- a CDS encoding DUF3221 domain-containing protein, translated as MKKILLIGICSIFLVACSNNNEIVENSNDDQKENTQIVSDMTEITGEIVEIENGRFLVESTTKNLPDGKPYTIWFSTNDIEHLQVGQLVSVWTKAIDESLPAQGSAVKIEIKE; from the coding sequence TTGAAAAAAATACTATTAATCGGAATTTGCTCTATTTTTTTAGTTGCTTGTTCAAACAACAATGAAATTGTTGAAAACTCAAATGATGACCAGAAGGAAAACACACAAATTGTTAGTGATATGACCGAAATAACTGGAGAAATTGTTGAAATAGAAAATGGAAGATTTTTAGTGGAAAGCACAACTAAAAATTTACCAGATGGAAAACCATACACGATATGGTTTTCGACAAATGACATTGAACATTTACAAGTAGGTCAACTTGTTTCTGTTTGGACTAAGGCAATAGATGAAAGCTTACCAGCACAAGGAAGTGCAGTGAAAATTGAGATTAAAGAATAA
- the tnpB gene encoding IS66 family insertion sequence element accessory protein TnpB (TnpB, as the term is used for proteins encoded by IS66 family insertion elements, is considered an accessory protein, since TnpC, encoded by a neighboring gene, is a DDE family transposase.) yields the protein MKRDFTSVQNIYIICGKTDMRKGIDGLATLVQDSFELDPYSDSIFLFSGWSKDRYKCLYFDGDGFAMLYKRLDNGKLQWPKDENEVRSLSQQELRWLLEGLSLQQPKAIAKSAKGVF from the coding sequence ATGAAGCGTGATTTTACGAGCGTACAAAACATCTATATTATTTGCGGGAAGACCGATATGCGCAAAGGCATCGATGGTCTCGCAACGCTGGTTCAAGATTCTTTCGAATTAGATCCGTATAGCGATTCTATTTTTCTCTTTTCAGGATGGAGTAAGGACCGCTATAAATGTTTGTATTTTGATGGAGATGGCTTTGCCATGCTTTACAAACGATTGGATAATGGTAAGCTTCAATGGCCAAAAGATGAAAATGAGGTGCGAAGCCTTTCACAACAGGAACTGCGCTGGTTATTAGAAGGATTATCTTTACAACAGCCGAAGGCCATTGCGAAATCTGCAAAAGGTGTCTTTTAA